The sequence ATATTCAAGATGCCGCACCAGGTTGGCAGATATGGAAACCAAAGAAATcgtgaaagaagaggagaagtaaaGCGTACAAAACAAATTTTGCGGTTGAGAGAAGAATGGGAAGTGCGAACACAGAGGAGAGTAGATGAAGATGACCGCCTAAAAAGAAGTGAGCAAGAGGAAAAGCGCAGAAGAATGGAAGAGATACGGAGGAGAATACAGAGCATGGAAGAAGCCATTCGCAGATTAGATCCTCTTTCAATAATAGAAAATATTTTCTCAGAGAGAGCCCGACTCGGAGTTGTAGCTCAGGAGGAAATAAAGAGGGGGGCAAAAGAGTTGATAGGCGCACTTGATACCATCAAAATATCTCATTCTCATATAAAAGAAGTTCCTCGCTGTGTAATTTGTATGACTGAATTCACTGTGAGAGAGGATGCATGTCGATTGTCATGTCATAAAACTCATATTTTCCACCATGACTGTCTTCGCCAATGGTTAGAGTGGAAGAAAAGTTGCCCTCTCTGTAAAGCGCCTGTGGCGTAATCATATTTATGGAATGGATATTTTTATAGTTCAGATAGATCTACAGATAACTTATAGTAATAAAGAGTCAACTAGATCTGTCTATGTAGTTACTATTAATGTGAATATTACCTCTTATTCTTGTACATCCATTCTTAAAGCATTTTAGTTTTTCAAGAGTTTTGATTTATAATTTTATGTAAGAAGGATTTTGTTGGTGATGTTAGAATTTAATTTTTGGACTTTGTTTAATAGTTAATTGAAATTTATGTGTTAATCAATCATAAGCAATGGGCTAATGGGTGATCTAGATATTGCCTATTGGCATGGAATTGAAAGCTGATAGTATAAGTTATTGGTGGCTGCTGTTATTAATTCAAAACTATTCTGCACCGCTTAAACTGTATGTACTGAATTAAAATGACAAAATAGCATCTGAGAGAGATGAGGAGTACAAGAAAAATCTTAGTGGTGGGATGAGGAGGAACAGAGATAAATGAAGAGTACAAGACAAATCTTACTGGTGGGTATACCTGAAGTCATGCACTTGAAAATCAAAGCCTAGTGCTCAATCTCCCTGCATCAAAATGGTGTTATTGGTATAAGTTTTTAATATATGTTCAAACCCTATATCGAGATGGAATAGGAAAGAGAATGGTTGCAATCCTAAGATCTAGTTTGAAACCATAGAAGAAAGAATTTGACCAAAACAATGATGGAGCATCTTTGTATATCATTGTTCTGTACTTTGTGGATCATTTAATGGTTACTTAAAAGGTGTGATTAATGCCCAcagctattctggttccaaaacaagATTGTTTTATCACAGAATGTAAGTAATACAAACATTACCCATCGTTGATTGCACAAACAACTATTGTGATTTTTTTGTAAAAGTCAATAACATCTGTTTTATAACCTCGTTTTAATAGTTGTGTTTGTGACTAATGGCTGATTGACTTTTAGGTTTCTTGATGGATGAGCCTTGTAGGTGGTGAGGTCATGGTATGTTGGTAGTAGTACATTCATCACCAAACTTGAAATAAGAATCCACCATTAAGGGATGTGGATGAATTATAATTATATTTAGCTCATCACTAATAGTATTATTAAGGCATAGTTTATCTAAGAGGGCagaggtgataggaaaaaatgaTAGAGTTAGAGATTATTCTAATAGTAGTAGAGATCTCTAAAcaatacttaaagaaaagaattgATATTAAAGATCTCCAAACTCAGAAGATTTTTTTTGGCCTTAGACTCCAAAGTAACATGTTAAGTGCATAGTGAATCTAAGAGGGGATAAGTGAGAGATAGACTTAAGAGACTAGTTTCATAGTATTAGAGATCTTCAAACAACAAATTAAAAAAAGGGCTACTCTATTTGAAAATTGATGTTAAAGCATAATGAGCATTGAACTTATATTTACAACTTGTAGAGTCATTGTTGATATTAGACTCCAAAGTAACTTGACATTGTTGGACATTCTCCTTCTTATAGTCCTCATTCAAAATGATGAATCCTAGCTCCAAGGATAAGTTGTATCTAAGAAAAGGATGGATAGCCTCTTATTAATTCAATATAATATAAGAAAATGAATTCTAAACCACAcataatatataaaattatgcAACCCTCACATCCAAACAAATAAAATTTACCTACAAGAATGTAGAAATAATAAATTTTCTTTTTCCAATGCTAATTAACTCAAAAAGATAATTAAAATTTTATCCAAGTTCTTATGGTTAATGTTGATTGTTACACTCTTGGATACTTTTAAAGTAACCATCAACATTAACATAATTAAAATATCttcaaaaattttatcttcttaTAAAATCATCCAAAATCTCTTAAATTACAATCTCACCCGATGTTATCTCAAATGAATGGTTTAATTTTACAACCTTTCTCTTAGGTAACAAATGTATGGTACACCCCAACAAAACTATATTCCTCATTTAATGTTGCTGTAAAAATGTGACAAGATTTCATTGTAAATTCGTTGAAAGTTACATTGCATTTTTTAACCTGTACAAGCTTATTCCATGGTTAGTAAGATTTGTTTTTTTCTCACTTGATATCATCTTAAATTAATTGTTAGATATCAAAATGTTACTTTTTAATTGCTAGAGGCGTGTGTACCTAAACAAAATTTTATATTTCTTAGTTTATGTTGTTGCAAGGTTGTGATAGAATTTCACTATATATATGAAGTTGTCAATTGAAATACACATTGTGTTTTTTAACTCACAAAAGCTTAATTTAGGGTTGATGAGATGTATTTTTTTCTCATTTGGTCGGGTATCACAACCTTCCTCTTTAAGTAGTAGAGGTATGTGACTAGTTTCATAGTATTGGACAtcttcaaacaaaaaataaaagaaagggcTACTCTATTTGAAAATTGACATTAAAGCATAGTGAGCATTGAATTCATATTTACAACTTGAAGAGTCATTGTTGATATTAGACTCCAAAGTAACTTGACATTGTGGGACATTCTCCTTCTTATAGTCCTCATTCAAAATGATGAATCCTAGCTCCAAGGATAAGTTGTATCTAAGGAAAATATGGATAGTCTCCTATAAATTTAATATGATATAAGAAAATGAATTCTAAACCATGCATAATATATAAAATTATGAAACCCTCGCATCTAAACAAATGAAATTTACTTGCAAGAATGGAGAAATAATAAATTTTCTTTTTCCAATGCTAATTAACTCAAAAAGAGAATTAAATTTTTATCCAAGCTCTAATGGTTAATGTTGTTTGTTACACTCTTAGATACTTTTAAAGTAACCATCAACATTAACATAATTAAAATATCTTTAAAATTTCTATCTTCTTATAAAATCATCCAaaatctcttaaattataatcttacCCGATGTTATCTCAAATGAATGGTTTGATTTTACAACCTTTCTCTTAGGTAAAAAATGTATGATGCATCCCAACAAAACTATATTCCTCGTTTAATATTGTCATAATACTATGACAAGATTTCATAGTAAATAATTTGTTGCAAGTCACATTGAATTTTTCAACCTATACAAGCTTATTCCATGGTTAGTAAGATTTATTTTTATCTCAGTTGATATTATCTTAAATGAATTGTTAGATATCAAAATATTACTCTTTAATTGTTAGAGGCATGTGTACCTAAACAAATTTTAATATCTCATTTTATGTTTTTGCAAGGTTGTGATAGAATTTCACCATAACATTAAACGAGAATTAAACACATCTTATCAATCATGAAAAAAACTTGTGATTTTTGTAAAGCATAATGTGTATTTAAACCTAAACTTCATATATATAATGAAATTGTATTAGAAATCTACACTATAAAATAAGGAGTAAAATTTTGTTAGGGTGCGTGGACACGCCTCTATTACCTAAAAGGTAAGGTTGTGATATCCACTCATTCATTTGATATAATATAAAACAAGAAAAAAAGTAAATCTTAGCAACCATGAACTAAGATTATAATGAATTATTTATGATGAAATACTATCATAATTCTACAACATCATACAATTAGTATTACCCATTTGTTGGGGTGTTTATAACTCTATTACCTAAATAGGAAGGTTAATATATTCAATCATTCATTTGATATAACATCAAATGAATAAGAAAGACATCTTTTTAACCAtgaatttttattatatatattaaaaattacatGGTATAAATCAGCCTAAAACATTACATATACAATGAAATACTATAACAATCCTTGTCAAAGTTGATGTTTCTTAATTTTATATCTCTAACACTTGTCTTAACAAATTGACACATTCTACCCTTTATATTCCAACTTCATATTGTGAGACTTTGAGAGTAGCCAAATTTGATCACAAATGCATTGTGTAATTCACTAGCTATAACTTCATATTTAAAATGTTGTATTATTACAATCCTGTACTAAAACTTAAAATAGGGAATATGGTTTTGTTTTAATGCACATACCACTATTACCTAGAAAGGAAGGTTGTGATATCCAATTTCATTTGACAAAacatcaaatgaaaaaaaaaaccacATCTTATGAACCATAGACAAAGCTTTTTGTAGGTTGCAAAATATAATTTGTACAATAAAAATCCTATGAGGAATATTATTTTGTTGGAATCTAGTTATGCCTCTATTACCTAAAGAGGAAGGTTGTGATATCCAGCCATTCATTTGAGATGACATCAAATGAGCATAAAAACAAATATTAAAAACCATTAACTAATCATTGTGAAAGTTGATAAACACAATGTgtaattcaattaaataatttatactTAGAGAGAAATTCTATCACAACCATACAACAACATAAAATGAGGAATACACTTTTGTTGGGAGTGCACATACCTTTTTTACCTATAAAGGAAGGTTGTTATATCCAATAATTCATTTGAGAGAACATCATATGAGAAAAAATATCATATCCTAACATTAaatagggaaaaataaaaaaaacacatgTTACCAATCATGAACTAAGCTTTTATAGGTTGATGCAATTACTGTGTAATTCAATCATTCATTTGATATAACATCAAATGAGAAAAAGAAAAGATCTTACCAACCATGAACTAATATTCTATAGGTTGAAAACCAAACTATGTGATTCAACTTGCAGTTTCATAGAATTTATAATGTAATCTTATCATATCCCTACAACAACATAAATTGAGGGATACACATTTTTTAGGATAAACATACTATTGTTAGCTAAAGAGGAAGGTTGTGATATACAACCATTCATTTTAAGATAACATAAAATGAGAAAAGGAAACACATCTTACCAACCATGAACTAAGCTTGTAGAGGTTGAAAAACATAATGTGCAATTCAACTTGAAGCTTCATATATACAATGAAATCCTACCACAAATCTACAACAACATAAAATGTGGAATAAAGTTTTGTTGGGGTGAACGTGATACCTCTATTACATGAAAAGGAATGTTGTCATATCCAATCATTTATTGATATAACATTAATTGAGAAAAAAATATCTTAATGACCATAAACTAAGCCTATGTAGGTTAAAACTTCATATATACAATGAAATCCTATCACAATGGGCTACAACAACATAAATAAGGAATAAAATTTTATAAAAGTGCACATGCATTTCTTATCTAAAGAGGAAGGTTCTGAAATCCAAAAAATTATTTGAGATAACATTAAACAATAAAAGAACACATCTTACTAACCATGAACTAATCTTATGTATGTGTATTTCAACCTATAAACTCATATATTTAATAAAATCCAATCACATCCCTATAGCACTATAAAATAAGCAATATAATTTTTTGGTATGGGCATACCTCTATTACCTAAAGAAGAAGGTTGTAAATTCCAACCATTCATTCCAAGGATAACATAATATGAGTAGAAAAATAAATATTACCAAGCATTAAGTAGGCTTTTGCATCTTGAAAGTATAATGTATAGTTCAACATGCAACTTCAAATAAACAATGAAATCCTATCAAAACCCTAAAACAACATAAAATGAGGAATACACTTTTTTTTCGATTACATGTACCTCTATTACTTGAAGAGGAAGGTTGTGATAGCTAACCATTAATTTGAGATAGAATATCAGTAAAAATACACATCTTATCGACTATGAACTAAGCTTCTCTAGGTTGAAAACACAATGTATAGTTCAATCTAGATCCTCATGATCCTACAACAACATAAAATGAGGAAAATTATTTTAGGATgttgtagtatcataaattgtcaTCAAGTCAATTTGCACCTCATGTTTGTGGCCCTACTCTATCATGTCATACCCTCATCACCTATCTAGTGTTACAAGTACAattatcgttgcaccaaaagatcgacctgttaatgcccgatataatactagacttatagaatacataggaggtggttaagccatgccacaaacctGAGCACTGCATTGCACAACATAAGGGGACCAAGGGTGCACACTTTGCAATAATCTCCCTCCAGtgtaagtgaggggtttgaacttgtgaccaagatctgataccacttgttacaagtgcagttgccattgcaccaaaagatcaacccaTTAATGAtcgatataaccactagacttatagaatctatagtaggtggttaagccatgtcaaaaATCCGAGCGCTGCACTTCATAGCACAAGTAGACCAAGGGTGCACACTGTGCAACATCTAGGTCATTTTTGTGTCCAATTTCTGGTTTTGGTGCCATGTACACCCATTGATGGATTCCCTAATAGGGTATCCTTATCCCCGAGGCTTAATTATGGTATTTTTTGGAGAAGGACCATAGAATCCAACACCATGGTCCCTCTTAGTGGGGCCCAATTTTGAAATAGGGTAGGGATTCTATCTCTCTAGAGGGAATTCATCTCTATGGCTCTACATGATTGTTGGAGGCCAAACTAATttgtaaatgacctagataccacTATATAAAGACATAaatgatcaacctaatttcatccaagCATCATAAGACTCGAAGAAAACAATtccttgcatccatgaagcattcatcatgaagcatttttagagatcttcaaggctgcatattcttaaTTCAACCATTTTGGaccaaaattacatcattcatatgcaagaatgtgttTGTGACTATggattaggcaaacccctattccaaaaAATTCCCCCTTTTTACTGTGTGCATGAATAGGTACAGAGCTATGTTTTAGAGGATCAACATAATGCACAAAGATGAACATGTTCCCTTTTGGACAACCaaaagttaggaggaccatggTGACCACCACCATGGTCACAACAATCTAGGCCAAATTTTGGGTGGAAGATCCAAACTATATTCCATTAGTctgatccaggtttgtggctctgtGCAATTATTTTAGCTCAATGTTTACGCCCAATCTCTTCAATATccacatatttaccctaatttcaacatctttaaCAAATTCAAATCTGGTTCAAATCTAAGGTGGAAAATTCCCCTATCAAGGAGGTCTAGAATTTGAACAAAATTTTAATCATAGAAAGGTTAGATCTATTAAATTCCTCTCCCCTTAGtgtaatggttaattaattaagaaaaaataGTGGATTTCTTACATGGAATGGTGGAAACGCTAATTTtcatcattacattttggtgaactcaactcgTTACaccttattttttaatttatagttttagatatgatgtttatgcaatttaaaattcaaatttacatttacaagtttaatttccaattgaatttcataaatttagaggttaaattcacacaaaccctaatttataattctaaaattgaacttttagtttgcctaatttggattaatgatcttagatctaattttcaaagatttttATTTTCAAGCTTGCACTCATAAATTGTAGTttttcaaattacataaattttgaggttaaatttacaaaaaccctaatataATTTGGTTAATTTTATTTAAGGGTTGCATAATTTGTTAGttttattttcagatctgattttaaatattattaatgaCATTTAATAGATCATACTTATTTACAATTTCATGTATGATTACATTGTtattcacttatatttatcataattatGTGTTAGATAATGGTTTATTTCACTTCACATTGCTTATTTTCaatcatagcactttggcatattgcatttttagaatttccaaattgattcctattaatcaattaaatttcaaatattttatccATAATGCATGTTTTTTTAAGGTgacatttttaggaaaatgcattacatatgtataTTACATAAAAGCTTTtatagatcctaatcctagagatatTACTGAGAAAACTAATCTAATACTCCTATTAATTATCTCTCTAAtgaagagaaagcattgaagagaaacatggaacCATCTTtgtctcatacacataccctagcacaaatgggcaagatcaaaatatcggtgtttcaatctctctatatACCCTtcattctcctagagcctatctcaaccatcaaaacatttgtagagaagatggtgTTATTAATTTCATTCAAGATCTATCTTTCCACATAATATTAAGTAAATataaggccttagatgataaggatcttccttgcCAACCCATCAAACATGATATGCTTGATTATAGAAATAAAATTTTCTTTACACAAGATATTCCTTCATCTACTTTTCACTTTGTTCGTTATAAatacacttacactacaaatttaaAGAAATTCATTATAATACTCCTTCTTCTCAATTAAAACATTCTTATAGGAGTAGCTATAACATAATAAGAAAACAAGGTTtgagaggacaaggacttggaaaatttgaataaggaattagagtccctataaaccctcctacacaaactagtacATAAGGTCTAGAATattctcatcattcacctatggatgatctcttTAGAATTAAAAACTTTAAGGAGCATCTTGCAAGAAATAGAACttatcatccatctaaaggtgcttATTTGTCAAACACTCCTTTTTATTCATaccatcaaactcatgaccatcacgctaatgattttttggattttaaaaaaagTATGCAAGTAATAGTTGATAATAGAACTATTAAAATCACAAATGACAATCCATACTCTTCTAACAACCCTTTTCCTACAAATCAAGAGACAAAACCTACTTTCATTGATGACCAAGAtaaattagctactagaatcttttggatattgaagtatgataagaatgttatttttcctttcaataaaATTAATCACAATTCTAAGCATAAGGAAGgtaatgaaaattttctttttcatctttgtttctcttattctcttggaaaatgtaaagcaTTGAAAACTTGTATTCAAAACCTATATGATAGGGCTTGCATAGATCTTACAATTGATCTTGCGCTCtcccttggtgaagaggtagtgccttagcactccattcacccttaATATTTCACCTCACTCTATAACACAAGTAGTTAACTCCaatgggggctctttgtcataagaggtcatGCTTTTTTAATTACAATGATCTTGGTGCAACAACATAATTCATTATTGCCTCTATGCTTGAGGGGCAATAATATTATGCTATTTGTTCTCTCTATAGATAAggtttcactattccctttaggggtttcaTTTTTTGTAAGGAAACTCGTAGCCATGTTTATTACAgtttccacataacccatttaagATTTCGATCAAATAAACACATAGAAGATATATTCAAAGAATACACAATATACCCATAAAAATGTGACataagatatatcctgggaaaactcTCATGAGGGAAAAATCAAGCCTCCAAAAGAATtgtccaccatgtattatcaacaatgcgtccattacaatacaactatggaaagccttaaaaaaaccagccataaccaagcactacatgtgaccaagcatgaatccacacatcccatgccatgcttcctccttcacaaatgctaacttggctaaCCCAAAAAGCTAtccttgtggtgcttttataggGACAAGGAACCAAAAAATCACCAAGTGGTATTGCATCAAAACTATgagcccaaaaccatgtgacaaaaaaatataatatttttcctacctacccttgacccacatttaatattggctACTTCATCATAATTATattcccaatattaaataaatatagtataataataccaatgtgtcaagacaactcatcaagtggttacaacaatattccaagggaatatctacatgttgcacatccatctatgTGTTCATAGGtgaaacaatacaatatgatattacaatataattccatgtccacctcacacaataatagaataatacaacaataaaacattattatgcaaggtgtactaCACCATTTTACCAacatttttcatactttgatgtcctttcttacttggaatgatatgtcttatgattaatctctccatAGGGGAGTATGTGAcccttcatctttcttttcttctctttgaagattacctcttctttagagttgaatTTTACATATCTTTCAATGTCTTTTCTTACATTTAATATTATTTCATGTGACTATATTGTGCATTCaattatgtctaatctctccttagaggttgcaCAATTATTCTCATTGTACCTACACTTGGGTGGATTGATCTCCCTCTTATTCTTTCTAACGATGTACTTTTCCTTTGTGAAGTGGTTTTTTCTTATGATTTAATGTtcttgtgtgaagttattgtttgctcaaggattatctcttatacaagaggtgtttatccttgaatacaacctctttttacacttggaaatatatatctattataaacttacccctcacattgggtcaaaagtgtgtcatccatCTTCAAGAATCCCTtccacctagaaataggaggaagataTGCATTCtggttctccttcccttcttttagtagaaaattttatatttgatcaagaaaatcctcttggaggtagatgcatttttagaaaagatctcttctcctccaaggatcctctttacacttttTTCAAGatgtctctttttcaactatctcatccttgcttaTAAAagtattgcctctttagcttggatttacaaacattgtttcctaaaggatatctccttggttttGAAGTTGGCTATCCTTGTTCCTAGCTTCCTTAAGAAGTCAATATAGGGCAATGTTGACATATTAATGGGGGGAGGGGCACACCTATCTCCTTCTTTTTACTATATTGTACAATagttttgcatgtcttaaacagggTATTCATTCTCGATAccaaagaaaaaaaactcttacatgagatgcttcatgcccaaaaccagatacaacatttatatatatcttatatggggtacacattctcaaaactatagaaaataaacttacatgggatgtcctcgaAACTAGGAATATATTTTTATTACATGGGGTTACACATtttcaaaaccaaagaaaacaaactcttacacacgATGTTCTTGAAACTAGTCATACATttgtattttcatttcatgtcttacacaagTTTTTGCATGCTTGAAATAAATAATCTTATACAGGATGCTTaatacttgaaaccaaacatcagttacacacacacacaaggatgagtggaactagccaaacacagctagactattcctactctcctctccAACATGAATAACCTAGAAAAGCACAACTAGAATTACTATCCATGTCCTCTCTAAtccttcttctcatggatcacctataaaaacacatctagaatgtgtatcaatgatttcccctttcttctcatgagctAATAGCTTtgttatttgtagttcatggataaTGCAcgctcttgctcttttta is a genomic window of Cryptomeria japonica chromosome 7, Sugi_1.0, whole genome shotgun sequence containing:
- the LOC131056692 gene encoding uncharacterized protein LOC131056692 yields the protein MPHQVGRYGNQRNRERRGEVKRTKQILRLREEWEVRTQRRVDEDDRLKRSEQEEKRRRMEEIRRRIQSMEEAIRRLDPLSIIENIFSERARLGVVAQEEIKRGAKELIGALDTIKISHSHIKEVPRCVICMTEFTVREDACRLSCHKTHIFHHDCLRQWLEWKKSCPLCKAPVA